In one window of Flavobacteriales bacterium TMED191 DNA:
- a CDS encoding 30S ribosomal protein S16, with protein MATKIRLQRHGKKGKPFYHIVITDSRAKRDGRFIEKIGTYNPNVRPATIDLNFESALSWLQKGAIPTDTARAILSYKGVLLKKHLLEGVKKGALTEEIALRKFEEWVKEKDERIAKKLQNIQDQNAKNQKEKLDQEEETRKKKEEAILAKQKPVAEEPAAEEPAAEEPAAEEPAAEEPAA; from the coding sequence ATGGCAACTAAAATTAGACTTCAAAGACACGGAAAAAAAGGAAAACCATTTTATCATATCGTAATTACTGACTCAAGAGCAAAAAGAGATGGTAGATTTATTGAAAAAATTGGAACATACAATCCTAATGTGAGACCAGCAACAATTGATTTAAACTTCGAAAGCGCTCTTAGCTGGCTTCAAAAAGGAGCTATTCCAACTGACACAGCTAGAGCGATATTGTCATATAAGGGTGTGCTTCTTAAGAAACACTTATTAGAAGGTGTTAAAAAAGGTGCTCTAACAGAAGAAATTGCGTTACGAAAATTTGAAGAATGGGTAAAAGAAAAAGATGAAAGAATTGCAAAAAAATTACAAAATATTCAAGACCAGAATGCAAAAAATCAAAAAGAAAAACTAGACCAAGAAGAAGAAACTAGAAAGAAAAAAGAAGAAGCTATTTTAGCAAAGCAAAAACCAGTTGCTGAAGAACCAGCTGCTGAAGAACCAGCTGCTGAAGAACCAGCTGCTGAAGAACCAGCTGCTGAAGAACCAGCTGCTGA